The following coding sequences are from one Candidatus Melainabacteria bacterium window:
- a CDS encoding Stp1/IreP family PP2C-type Ser/Thr phosphatase yields MLKWRAAARTDAGCQRQRNEDNYYVSPDNRVFAVADGMGGAVGGAKASKLAVEAIEKRWKETPPPSSDRESIQKWLLETVTQANQSVWHEAEEDSTVRGMGTTVVVAVQGDDNYLEIAHVGDSRAYLLRDGKPTLLTNDHSVVQEMVRAGRLTEEQARINPYKNLITRCLGHEEKVEVDQTPVELKRGDWIVLCSDGLPTVLRDEQICDVVSTTHEPDGVCEELVKLTLDGGAPDNVTVVVVNYFDDSDNGNK; encoded by the coding sequence ATGCTGAAATGGCGTGCGGCTGCACGGACTGATGCGGGTTGCCAGCGTCAGAGGAACGAAGATAATTACTACGTAAGCCCAGATAATCGGGTTTTTGCGGTTGCTGACGGTATGGGCGGCGCGGTTGGTGGCGCGAAGGCAAGCAAGCTTGCTGTCGAAGCCATTGAAAAGCGCTGGAAAGAGACGCCACCGCCTTCTTCTGATCGCGAATCCATTCAAAAATGGTTACTTGAAACCGTCACCCAGGCCAACCAATCTGTTTGGCACGAAGCCGAGGAAGACTCGACTGTAAGGGGTATGGGAACCACCGTGGTAGTAGCGGTGCAGGGCGATGACAATTACCTCGAAATCGCGCATGTGGGCGATTCCCGAGCTTATCTATTGAGAGACGGCAAACCGACCCTCCTCACCAACGATCACTCGGTCGTACAGGAGATGGTTAGAGCCGGACGCTTGACAGAAGAGCAGGCCAGAATCAACCCTTACAAAAACTTAATCACGCGCTGCCTGGGTCATGAGGAAAAGGTCGAAGTCGATCAAACTCCTGTTGAGCTGAAGCGCGGTGATTGGATCGTTCTCTGTTCTGACGGCTTGCCGACGGTGCTTAGAGACGAGCAGATCTGCGACGTTGTCAGCACGACGCATGAACCTGATGGGGTTTGCGAAGAGCTGGTCAAACTAACGCTGGACGGCGGTGCGCCGGACAACGTTACAGTCGTTGTAGTGAACTATTTCGACGATTCTGACAACGGAAACAAGTAG
- a CDS encoding FHA domain-containing protein: protein MSMSGKQCARCGGAIDPDGRCTVCGITQPVGVGSNPGQGPGNDLNGAQGQSQGGAELYGMQGGGARRESKQSRPAFLFNKLTNDRFALTQSVSKIGRDQTNNISLTADHYISRHHAWVLQMQGGFWVEDLGSTNGTLLNGEILTERRQIFPGDRITFGKTEMIFVLE from the coding sequence ATGTCAATGAGCGGCAAACAATGCGCACGTTGCGGTGGGGCGATCGACCCTGATGGCAGGTGCACCGTTTGCGGCATCACGCAACCGGTGGGCGTCGGTTCGAATCCTGGTCAGGGACCGGGCAACGATTTGAACGGCGCTCAGGGTCAGAGTCAAGGTGGCGCTGAACTCTACGGGATGCAAGGAGGCGGCGCTCGACGCGAGTCGAAACAGTCGCGACCAGCATTCTTGTTCAATAAACTGACTAATGACCGCTTTGCCCTGACTCAATCAGTCAGTAAAATCGGACGCGACCAAACCAACAATATCTCGCTCACAGCCGACCACTATATATCTCGCCACCACGCCTGGGTGCTGCAAATGCAGGGCGGTTTCTGGGTGGAGGACCTGGGCAGTACCAACGGTACGCTTCTAAACGGTGAGATTCTTACCGAGCGTAGACAAATTTTCCCAGGCGATCGAATTACATTCGGCAAAACCGAAATGATCTTCGTACTGGAATAG
- a CDS encoding 6-bladed beta-propeller: protein MTGDFGRYKILAEIGRGGMGIVYQALDQRDNTLVAIKQLVMTNIDPAKEQEFRDRFKREAATASRLKHPNIVTVYDVSTDSGTYFYVMEYLEGHSLRKELELKGGRLTPQQYWPIFAQVVEGLSFAHSMNVVHRDVKPDNIFLLNDGRVKITDFGIARSADDFEQTNLTKTGVMMGTLAYVSPEQLQDAKNVDHRADIFSLGVVSYESLSGVVPFTGDGIAQTIVKIVSQEEKPLHILIPYINLETSAAVTKALRKRARERFRSVKEFARDFQKSLGDQAADISSIAPVSMPAPGSGGGHNTDPGGYQLPESIRQLRNQSAQTDHNTPTDFGQRTNYVGEIDTAQTIAPTSALNFKAPEISLKSRAAPAPQESRPSKPIHIFDTHGKNQAKLVEPSVVCYRSGRVIVGDTATRKVHVYSFEGRWVGDLVVTDTDTKTRGGSLTKPSGIAIDLKGRVYVVDSSDPYVRVFDSKGVFVKEFCNIQGKEGGLQGIAVDSTGLIYLSDITNACIQVFQSELGLWMRKIDCKGKTESDLQLPSGIAIDRANQLYCADYGASRIFVFNKSGSLLRSFGSKGNGPGQFNVPRSVAVDKNDKIYVLDSLNHRIQVFGPTGNLFYIFGGRGSEPGKFIGPSDISIDPENSFLYVADKGNQRIQVFELSQN from the coding sequence ATGACTGGCGATTTTGGTCGGTACAAAATTCTCGCTGAAATTGGGCGAGGAGGAATGGGCATCGTCTACCAGGCGCTCGATCAGCGTGACAACACGCTGGTGGCTATCAAGCAGCTGGTCATGACAAATATCGACCCGGCCAAAGAACAAGAGTTTCGCGACCGTTTCAAACGCGAGGCGGCTACGGCGTCTCGATTGAAACATCCCAACATTGTCACCGTATATGATGTCTCGACTGATTCCGGCACATATTTTTATGTCATGGAGTATCTGGAAGGACACAGCTTGAGAAAAGAGCTTGAACTCAAAGGCGGGCGCCTGACACCGCAACAATACTGGCCCATTTTTGCTCAGGTCGTGGAAGGACTGTCCTTTGCCCACAGTATGAATGTAGTGCATCGCGATGTGAAGCCAGACAACATCTTTCTGCTCAACGATGGGCGAGTAAAAATAACCGACTTCGGCATCGCTCGCTCTGCTGATGACTTTGAACAGACAAACTTGACGAAAACCGGCGTCATGATGGGCACTCTGGCTTACGTCTCGCCTGAGCAACTGCAAGACGCAAAAAACGTCGATCATCGCGCCGACATTTTTTCTCTCGGTGTTGTCAGTTACGAGTCATTGTCAGGAGTGGTACCATTCACCGGCGATGGTATCGCCCAGACAATCGTCAAAATCGTTTCACAAGAAGAAAAGCCGCTCCACATCTTGATTCCATACATCAATCTGGAAACCTCCGCAGCGGTGACAAAAGCACTGCGAAAGCGAGCAAGAGAAAGATTTCGTTCGGTTAAAGAATTCGCCAGGGACTTTCAAAAATCACTTGGCGATCAAGCCGCTGACATTTCCTCGATCGCACCGGTCTCAATGCCGGCACCCGGCTCAGGAGGCGGACATAACACTGACCCGGGCGGGTACCAGCTGCCTGAAAGCATTCGTCAGTTGCGTAATCAGAGTGCTCAAACAGATCACAATACTCCCACTGATTTCGGTCAAAGAACCAACTATGTCGGTGAAATTGACACAGCCCAAACGATTGCACCAACATCTGCTCTCAATTTCAAGGCTCCGGAAATTTCGCTCAAAAGCCGCGCTGCACCAGCTCCGCAAGAATCGCGGCCAAGCAAACCAATCCACATTTTTGATACTCATGGCAAGAACCAGGCCAAACTCGTAGAACCGTCTGTGGTTTGCTACAGATCTGGACGTGTCATCGTCGGCGATACCGCAACTCGTAAAGTGCACGTCTATTCATTCGAAGGACGCTGGGTTGGAGACCTGGTCGTCACAGATACCGACACTAAAACACGTGGCGGCTCTCTCACCAAACCTAGTGGCATAGCGATCGACTTGAAGGGGCGAGTATATGTCGTCGACAGCAGCGATCCATACGTGCGTGTATTCGACAGCAAGGGCGTATTCGTCAAAGAATTTTGCAACATTCAGGGCAAAGAGGGCGGATTACAAGGGATTGCCGTAGACTCGACCGGTCTGATTTATCTTTCAGATATAACCAACGCTTGCATTCAGGTTTTTCAATCTGAACTGGGTCTGTGGATGCGCAAAATCGATTGTAAAGGCAAAACCGAGTCCGATTTGCAACTGCCGTCAGGCATCGCCATTGATCGCGCCAACCAACTGTACTGTGCTGACTACGGTGCCTCCCGGATTTTCGTATTCAATAAGTCAGGCAGCTTGCTGCGCTCATTTGGCAGCAAAGGCAACGGGCCAGGCCAGTTCAACGTTCCAAGAAGCGTCGCCGTCGATAAAAACGATAAAATTTATGTGCTTGATTCACTTAATCATCGCATTCAAGTCTTTGGCCCGACCGGGAATTTGTTCTATATTTTTGGCGGCAGAGGAAGCGAGCCAGGTAAATTCATCGGACCGTCAGATATAAGCATCGACCCCGAAAATAGCTTTCTCTACGTGGCAGACAAGGGTAACCAGCGCATCCAAGTGTTTGAGCTTTCACAAAATTGA
- a CDS encoding septum formation inhibitor Maf, which translates to MKQTAQPNGKLVLASTSPRRKDLLTALGLTFQVLPSTIDEIMDPALAPEELVLNLAQQKTADVFKSLSAKSRDERLLVLGADTIVVLDGNFLGKPTDRAEAIDMLKRLSGRAHEVYTGVWLIVREEDGRVIESHSCERSKVFFRSLDERELEAYVDTGEPMDKAGAYALQGIGAALIEKIEGSHTNIVGLPIPNVVSLLRDSGYLILGLP; encoded by the coding sequence TTGAAACAGACTGCACAGCCAAACGGCAAGTTAGTGCTTGCCTCTACATCGCCACGCCGAAAAGACTTACTGACGGCGCTCGGATTGACCTTTCAAGTGCTGCCGAGCACCATCGACGAGATTATGGATCCAGCATTGGCGCCCGAGGAACTGGTGCTAAATTTAGCTCAGCAAAAAACTGCTGATGTTTTCAAAAGCCTTTCAGCTAAGTCGAGAGATGAGCGACTCCTTGTTTTGGGCGCAGATACTATCGTAGTTTTAGACGGAAATTTTCTCGGAAAACCCACCGATCGAGCCGAAGCAATAGATATGCTAAAAAGACTTTCAGGGCGAGCTCACGAAGTCTACACGGGCGTCTGGCTCATTGTTCGCGAAGAGGACGGACGGGTAATCGAAAGTCATAGTTGCGAACGATCAAAAGTCTTTTTCAGGTCGCTGGATGAGCGTGAGCTGGAAGCCTATGTCGATACGGGCGAACCTATGGACAAAGCCGGCGCCTATGCTCTGCAAGGTATAGGCGCAGCCTTGATCGAAAAAATTGAGGGCTCGCATACCAACATCGTCGGCTTGCCAATACCAAATGTGGTATCACTGCTGCGCGATAGTGGATATCTGATACTTGGCTTGCCGTAA
- a CDS encoding DUF4101 domain-containing protein, translating into MRRRDFTTAFSLTVISSFLTCGAGFAADADPSLDQMFSDPAVTEKKAGGATESSSVEASGGAGSGPAPLCSIDALKQSALIKTGGWPGIGPFKGDGSEYVDAGQNRLKIESAKDKITSAELRLNNQNKNTAIFNLEMSADFLLESLGAKEARISDFNGQLEKSRVQLLQSSESKPLNLSAGSYVVNLHPEQDKTAADKYSFVIKVSSKDASSDLLKQHPPESATDSTDTDTTPSRVASNPDKQSDTTENGWETSKRTTTTTASKTPRTTIASPPGLSFGIETPKATRTTGSTPTKIATATPQRPPVTSPNTASQATASSQPTTTDSSNPDETSTAPAAPTSLKDTFREVIFNWQKLKKVAVRQRDTSELSTALSGKALIRQSDAIKWLQTNKKYYDMNPRSVVVDRYNELVKGQKYAVFAQVKESSKYMDEPTGQVIKDSEDTYNVNYTIEKSGDKWLISDSAIVTQPGKNKTR; encoded by the coding sequence GTGCGCAGACGAGACTTCACGACAGCATTTAGCCTGACCGTCATTAGCTCATTTTTGACGTGCGGAGCAGGTTTTGCAGCGGATGCAGACCCATCATTGGACCAGATGTTCTCAGACCCCGCCGTGACTGAAAAAAAGGCAGGTGGAGCGACAGAATCCAGCTCAGTAGAGGCATCTGGCGGTGCCGGTAGTGGTCCAGCGCCACTCTGTTCTATCGACGCGTTAAAACAGAGTGCCTTGATTAAAACCGGTGGCTGGCCAGGCATTGGACCGTTCAAAGGCGACGGCAGCGAGTACGTCGACGCAGGACAAAATCGACTAAAAATCGAATCGGCAAAAGACAAAATTACTAGCGCGGAGCTGCGCTTAAACAATCAGAACAAGAATACTGCCATCTTTAATCTAGAGATGAGCGCAGACTTCTTGCTTGAATCGCTGGGAGCCAAAGAAGCACGGATTTCAGATTTTAACGGGCAGCTCGAAAAGTCAAGAGTCCAACTATTACAGAGTAGTGAGTCCAAACCCCTTAACCTTTCGGCTGGTAGTTATGTTGTTAACTTGCACCCGGAACAAGATAAAACAGCTGCAGACAAATACTCATTCGTTATAAAAGTAAGCAGCAAAGACGCCAGCTCAGATTTGCTTAAACAGCATCCGCCAGAAAGTGCAACCGACTCGACTGACACTGACACAACCCCGTCTCGCGTCGCTTCTAATCCAGACAAGCAATCTGACACGACCGAAAACGGTTGGGAAACGTCCAAGCGCACAACAACCACGACAGCGTCTAAAACGCCACGTACAACGATTGCGTCGCCACCGGGACTGAGCTTTGGCATTGAGACACCAAAAGCTACAAGAACGACAGGATCGACACCGACCAAGATTGCTACAGCCACACCCCAGAGACCTCCAGTGACAAGCCCAAATACTGCGTCTCAAGCGACTGCATCGAGTCAGCCGACAACAACGGATAGCTCAAATCCTGATGAAACCAGTACAGCACCAGCAGCTCCAACCAGTTTGAAAGATACATTCAGAGAAGTTATCTTCAACTGGCAGAAACTGAAAAAGGTAGCCGTAAGGCAAAGAGACACTTCAGAGCTTTCCACTGCGCTGTCAGGAAAAGCCCTGATACGTCAGTCTGACGCAATCAAATGGCTGCAAACAAACAAAAAATACTACGACATGAACCCGAGATCGGTTGTCGTTGATCGCTACAACGAGCTCGTAAAAGGGCAGAAGTATGCCGTTTTTGCACAGGTGAAAGAATCAAGCAAGTATATGGATGAACCGACCGGACAGGTCATCAAAGACAGCGAAGACACTTACAATGTCAACTATACAATCGAAAAATCAGGAGACAAATGGTTGATTAGCGATTCTGCAATCGTGACGCAACCTGGTAAGAACAAGACTAGATAG
- a CDS encoding M23 family metallopeptidase, whose product MTLPNRTSKQIRNSKSTLALALGCAVAAGSSLMVLADKPIAAQSSLTLGTRSTLPVAAQAAPSTSIQSTTADNQNANLLSLKDEQGKEVKPSAVLSVNNDLLFLTPRCLWICPDGITNLKNGLELALKKIEPPKAFGNVKIQEFNNFAACPGRASIIVLDKSGDLYEYSPRSNKWQLFRSNLPFLQGQPDPEFIDLAVAGKTVMLLDPERNQIWQTPGGPAKMNRYLNDTLPWRIKPGDTYVGDGLSMSSDESSIFIVKKFGNIFKFSTEVGAPGTHQMPFKYTRVAGMRPSRILTGPGMPLFITERENNRVLVIDKATGRVAQFLFAKNSDLRGLIPTSDGFWILNGGRLQQRKLAQPDSMKVAFKRHSNDERLDGMIIPIKGVALPRHVGVFPGARRLYRFGIHEGMDFFLDPGSRTKVAMNTQVRAADGGKVLRSDVNFKDMNAAQFNKVMNECYREHRTSDHNEDLFRGCQVWISHGNGIVTRYAHLNKVNPQVKKDQQVARGDLIGFVGVSGTGQNLPGRAKYPHLHFEIWLDGKYLGWGMTPAETMGVYEDIFGNGVGE is encoded by the coding sequence TTGACACTGCCAAATCGCACTAGCAAACAGATTCGTAACTCCAAGTCAACTTTAGCTCTCGCTCTTGGCTGCGCTGTAGCCGCCGGGTCGTCGCTGATGGTTCTAGCAGACAAACCTATCGCAGCGCAGTCGAGTCTCACCCTGGGCACGCGGTCAACCCTTCCGGTGGCAGCTCAAGCCGCGCCCTCGACAAGTATTCAATCGACCACAGCAGACAATCAAAACGCAAATCTTCTTTCTCTTAAAGATGAACAGGGAAAAGAAGTAAAACCTTCAGCGGTGCTCTCCGTTAACAATGACCTCTTGTTTCTCACGCCCAGATGCCTGTGGATATGTCCTGACGGCATAACGAATCTGAAAAACGGATTGGAATTAGCGCTCAAAAAGATTGAGCCGCCAAAAGCGTTTGGCAATGTAAAAATTCAAGAATTCAATAATTTTGCAGCCTGCCCGGGTCGTGCGTCGATAATCGTTCTCGATAAATCAGGTGACCTCTACGAATACTCGCCTCGCTCAAATAAGTGGCAGCTATTTCGTTCCAACCTGCCATTTCTGCAAGGGCAACCAGACCCTGAATTCATAGACTTAGCCGTTGCCGGAAAGACGGTCATGTTGCTTGACCCAGAGCGCAATCAAATCTGGCAAACGCCCGGTGGTCCGGCGAAAATGAACAGATATTTGAACGACACGCTGCCCTGGAGAATCAAGCCCGGCGATACTTACGTAGGCGATGGACTGTCTATGTCCAGCGACGAAAGTTCCATATTCATAGTCAAGAAATTTGGCAATATCTTCAAATTCAGCACCGAAGTTGGTGCCCCAGGCACGCATCAGATGCCTTTCAAGTACACTCGAGTCGCAGGCATGCGACCATCCAGAATCCTCACAGGACCCGGGATGCCGCTCTTCATTACAGAGCGCGAAAACAATCGAGTCCTTGTAATTGATAAAGCCACAGGACGCGTAGCGCAATTCCTATTCGCTAAAAACAGCGACCTGCGCGGTCTCATTCCTACAAGCGACGGCTTTTGGATTCTCAATGGCGGACGATTGCAGCAACGCAAGCTGGCTCAACCAGACAGCATGAAGGTAGCATTCAAACGTCACAGCAACGATGAGCGACTCGATGGCATGATCATTCCAATTAAAGGAGTTGCCCTGCCTCGTCACGTTGGTGTCTTCCCTGGTGCCCGCAGACTATACCGATTCGGAATACATGAGGGCATGGACTTCTTCCTCGACCCGGGCAGCCGCACCAAAGTGGCGATGAATACGCAAGTGCGCGCCGCTGACGGGGGTAAAGTCTTACGCAGCGATGTCAATTTCAAAGACATGAACGCCGCACAATTCAACAAAGTCATGAACGAATGCTATCGAGAGCACCGCACCTCTGACCACAATGAAGACCTGTTCCGCGGTTGCCAGGTCTGGATAAGCCATGGCAACGGCATTGTCACCCGTTATGCCCACCTGAACAAGGTGAACCCCCAGGTCAAAAAGGATCAACAGGTGGCTCGCGGCGATTTGATTGGATTTGTCGGAGTTTCCGGCACTGGTCAGAACCTGCCAGGTAGAGCTAAATATCCGCACTTGCATTTTGAAATATGGCTGGACGGCAAGTACCTGGGCTGGGGCATGACTCCGGCGGAGACAATGGGCGTTTACGAGGATATTTTCGGAAACGGAGTAGGTGAATAG